TTCCATCGAACCGCTTGGTGTCGTTAGCGGGCAGCCCGACACGTAATCATGCGTTTGCCCCGGCGCGAGCACAGGCTGCTCACCCACTACGCCTTCGCCATCGACATGATTGATCATTCCGCGCGCATCAGTGATCCGCCAATGACGCGATTGCAATTGGACCGTTTGATCCGAATCGTTTTCTATCCGAATGTGATACACCCAGAACCACTTGCCCGCCTCTGGCTGAGATTGCTCGGGCAGAAAGTTCACCGCGACCCGCACGGTAATGCCTTCAGTGATGGCGGCGTGTTGGAACAATTCCTTCATAGTCGGGCGAATGTAGCGAGCCAAAGGCGGATCGGCAATTACTGCAGCTGGTGAATGTTCACACTTTCGGGGACAGCCGGCTCGGTAACTGCGGGATCATTGTCGGGCAGTGGTGTTTTTCGGGCAGCGTCAGCCTCTTCCTCCAAATCCCGGGAGAGTTTGTGTCACTGGGATTTGCTTTCGCTGGAAAGACCAGCAGCGCGGCGCATTGCTGTGGATTGAGAGAAAGGTACAATCCGGTCATACTTCCCGTGGGTGAGCTAGACCGGCTTTGTCAGCCGTTCGATCTGCTGCACCGGCGATACATCGTCGAAGCTACATCCGGGATAGCCACCGACAATCTTGTCGTTCCAGTCCCCGCGGCTTCGCCGGAGAAGTTTTTCACGCGGTTGATCCCGGTCGGTGCATCGATATTATCGTCTTTTTCTGGCGGAGCTAGCCGATCGGACGGATTGTGTTCAGCCAAGAATGCCAAATCCTACAACTAAAACGCGATGCAACCTAATTCGGAAGGTCAGCCAGAATATACTTACTTTCCCTTGAGGTAGAGAACATTCGAGGAGCTAGACAAGCGCGTCCGCGGTTTGCGTTCAGCTACGCATCCCATGTTGCGCCGATTGGAACGGTTGCGCTGGCGTGCCATGCACTACCGATTTCGAGAACCCCAGCAGGTGTCAAATCTTCACGAAACGACGCCTCCACCATCCGTCCCTTCTTTCGAGTAACAGTGACCGACATTGCGGGGAATGCGGCCCCTTCGATACGAACCATTGTCCCTTCAAGGATATCGTCGACTCCGAGCAAGCAAAGCCCTTTGTAAGACATATTCGCGACAACGCATTTGGTTTTGGCGTCTCCACGCGAAACTTCGACTTCGATTGCGCAAGGAATGCGCACTGGAGGGGTCGGTACTGATCGGGCATATTGGTAATATGGTTCGATATGACGGACGCCCATGCGGTCTCCGTCAATCCATGTAACAATTGCGACTATGGGTGCTGTGTTTTCCCATTGATATCTAACTTCCTGACCAATACGTGCGCGCATTTTCGATTGAATTTGCGCACCTCCGACTGAAATGTTGCGGATCACACCAATCCCGGCAGAATTGCCGACCTGCAAACAACATAGCCGGTACATATCGATAAGACGCGTCTGTCTGCGCCGCTCGCCGCGAACAACGGGTGCAACCCTGAAGTCGGACACCGAGCATGCTACGCTGACAGGCGGAGCCATTTCACAAGGCTGATCGATTCGTTGAGTTAGCATCTGATAGCTTTCGACAGTCCCACTTAGGATATTGGAAAAAAGTGGGAAGTTCCATCGAATGACCGGCTAGGAGATTGGTCATCCGCTGGAACTTCCCGCGATGAGAATGACAAGGCAGCAGGGCTAGGAGTGTCTGCAGGCTTGTCCTCAATTGTGCCGTTCGGGTAACGGCAATTGCGATTGTCGGAACGCTCGGACCAATGATCTTGGGAAAGTAACCAACTGACCCAAGCGATTAAGCGATCTCTCAACTGCCCAATAAAAATGAGACAAACTTGACCCAAAATTAAGTTCCGCACCGCTAATGACACGTTTCAAACGTTACATATTGAATCCCAAGCGCCGGAAAGGTACGTTACATCCCTAAAGGGCAATTTGGTTAACCGATCTTAACACAGTTAAGGAGAGGTAGCGATGCAAGAGTCCGATACGAATATCGACCAGTTAGCAGTCGCGCTGCGAACCGAGGTGGATTCTATTTTGTTGGATCCGCTGTTTGTGCGGGCACCCATACAGTCGAAGCTACTCGTTTATCTGTGCAAACAGGCAGTAGAGGGCGATCACGACCTTACCCAATACGCAATCGCCGTTGACGGGCTGGGTAAGCCGGACGACTACGATCTGCACAACGATAGCTATCCACGCGTCCAAGTCTCCCGTCTAAGGGCAAATCTGGCAAGTTATTACAGCCGCAATGAACCGGTCGGTGATCATTGCGTTTATATTCGGCAAGGTGATTACCGGTTGCGGATGGGCAGCCGAAAAAATGCCTATCCCGATACCCTTAGATCGCAACGTGCTGTTCCGGAAATAGCTGATTCGATAGAACAGCCGGTCCTGCCGAAGACAAGTTACAATGACTCGGGTCAGAAAAAAGCGATCAGCGATAGAACAACTTTCTTTGCCAACCGGCACTTCCTTGTGTTCGGGGCTGGCGCGATAATGTTGGCGGCGGTGGCGGCGGTATTTGGGACACAATTCCAATCAGCTGATGCCATGGCCCCGCCCTCAATCGAATTGGAAGTTACCGGAGCGGAAGATTTCAACGAAACTATTGGCTCCACAAGCCTTGGGGACAGCGTGAAACGAGTCGCACGCCAACAGCTCAATCAGTCTTTCGTTTCCAACCTAATTAGCAGGCAAAATTCTGAAGAGGCACAGCGAGATTATCTGGTATCCATTGATCTGGGACCAGGTATCTCCACTCCAAACGCAGAGATCACACTTCGAACGAACACTGACTCAGTCCTATATAGCGAGGTCGTCCCGTACACCGGTGATGCAGACGCTTTTCTGCGCGAACTATCGGCCAATCTGGTGCATTTGACTGCCCCTAACGGAGTGATCGCAAGCTCTGAAATTTCGCAAGTCAGTGGCAAACCCCGGACTCCATATCATTGTTTCATCAGTATCGAAGCGAACAGGGCGCGCGGACCTGAAATGGTAAAAATGCTCGATTCCTGTATCAAACGCTTTCCAGACGATCGCTTCGCAGCGTTCTGGTACGCTCGAAAAGCGTATGGTGCGTATCAGAAAGACATCGCGGCGGGACTACCTGTCACTCGTGCTGCCAATGGCTGGCAGTTTGTAACCAAAGCTCTGGAAATCGATCAGTACAACGCTTTTGCAAACTTTGTTGCGGCAAAAGTCAGCGCTGCCGAAGGGTCCTGTGACGAGTCTCGTATTTTCATTGAACGAGCAAAGGAACGCGGCACGAGCTATCCTACCCTGATTGCCGCTGCTGAGTCTGAGGCTAGTGGTTGCCAGGCGGTCAATTCGGCAGACATCGATGACGAGCATAGCCAGATCGAAGTGCTCATCGAGCAAAATCCTGCGCCAGACGCGCTGCTTCACAATTATATGATGTATTCCGCTCTTTCGATTAAAAGGCCCGATCTCGCTAAGCTCGTAGCCGGTCGACTGGTGATCGAGAACCCAGAAGGCGCTGTTGAGAGAGCTTCGGATCTTATGCGGAAATCCATAGAAGATCCGGACTATTTCCGCAAAAACAAAGAATCCGTCCGATCAGCCGTTTCGCTATTCGTCTGGAACGCG
This genomic window from Pontixanthobacter aestiaquae contains:
- the apaG gene encoding Co2+/Mg2+ efflux protein ApaG, with the protein product MKELFQHAAITEGITVRVAVNFLPEQSQPEAGKWFWVYHIRIENDSDQTVQLQSRHWRITDARGMINHVDGEGVVGEQPVLAPGQTHDYVSGCPLTTPSGSMEGFYTFTTRENAPIEVRIPFFPLSAPATAD
- a CDS encoding PilZ domain-containing protein — protein: MLTQRIDQPCEMAPPVSVACSVSDFRVAPVVRGERRRQTRLIDMYRLCCLQVGNSAGIGVIRNISVGGAQIQSKMRARIGQEVRYQWENTAPIVAIVTWIDGDRMGVRHIEPYYQYARSVPTPPVRIPCAIEVEVSRGDAKTKCVVANMSYKGLCLLGVDDILEGTMVRIEGAAFPAMSVTVTRKKGRMVEASFREDLTPAGVLEIGSAWHASATVPIGATWDA